In Mycolicibacterium nivoides, the DNA window GTAGTCCACCAGGCCGACCAGCCACCGAATCTGCTCATCAACCACGTCGGTGTGGACCTGCGTGTAGTCGAACGGCGACCGGCCCGCCATGTGCGCCACCGTGCCGTCGATATCAACGATGATGGCCTCCGGCAGACCCTCAATCCACTCGACCGGCTTAGGGTCGAACGACGGGGGAGCCTGAATATTCGGCCAGTTCTTAATCGGGTGACGCTTAGCCATCCGGTTAATCACTTCGGCACCCACCGAGCGCTCGCCAGCCTCGCCGCGCTTAAAGTCCCGCACGATGCAGTACGAAGCGGGAGTGAGCACGTCGACACGCTCGAAATTCGCGCCGTACATGCTCGCCATCTTCGCCCACTTACGCAGATAAGACGGCTCCAAGTGGGTAGCGTCGACCACCACGGAGATACCGGCCTTAAGCAGTGCGCTAACCTGCGCACGCTCAACTACCGTTACCTCATCCTCGCGCTCTTTCACGCCCGAGAAATACGTGCCATGAAGCATGTAGCGCAGATCGTCGCGGCATACAACAACCGCGCCGTTCTCATCAGCGATTTCACGCGCCCTGGTGGACTTACCAGAGCCGGGGTAACCCCGCATCGCCCATAAGGTCGTCATTCCGACCCCCTCTCTTGCTCGCTTTCAAGTACAACACGTGTACTCCGGAAACATGCGAAAGTGTCCGAAAAGTCGGACACCCTCACCTACCTCTGACGCGCTAGAACGTCTCTGACCTGCGCAAACGACTGCCGGCCTAGGAACTTTCCGTTCTCCCACACAGGACGGAGCAAGCTCGCCTTCTCGTCCTCAATCGTGGCGTTCTGCTTGAGCGCCAGATCGCCCCAGATGTTCTCCAACACCGACAACCGGCCCGTAGCGGACTTCTTGGTCCCGTCGTCGGTCACCGGATTCTTGAGCAGGTTGTAACCCTTGCCGTCGACCTCAGCCCACGTCGCTTTCATCGCGGACCCGAACGTGTCGCGGGTGTTGTACTGGTACGTGTACGACCCGACGCCAAACA includes these proteins:
- a CDS encoding AAA family ATPase gives rise to the protein MTTLWAMRGYPGSGKSTRAREIADENGAVVVCRDDLRYMLHGTYFSGVKEREDEVTVVERAQVSALLKAGISVVVDATHLEPSYLRKWAKMASMYGANFERVDVLTPASYCIVRDFKRGEAGERSVGAEVINRMAKRHPIKNWPNIQAPPSFDPKPVEWIEGLPEAIIVDIDGTVAHMAGRSPFDYTQVHTDVVDEQIRWLVGLVDYYGGPNGVHVLIVSGRDDSCRVATQEWLWKNAIPYDELHMRPTGAKDEHGNKLPDYLVKYDLFDQNIRGKYNVRFVLDDRDQVVNLWRSLGLKCLQVQPGDF